A single window of Deinococcota bacterium DNA harbors:
- a CDS encoding replication-associated recombination protein A — MTHASTPAAPPGAPLAERLRPRTLDEIAGQAHLLAPGRPLRRAVEQDSLRSIILWGPPGVGKTTLARVVAATTRARFISLSAVSAGVKDVREAVQAARQAQALGARTILFLDEVHRFNKAQQDFLLPFVEDGTLTLIGATTENPSFEVIGALRSRSRIFVLQALSEEDIGQVLARALEHPEGFAGRLSLDEEVLALLAAWADGDARRALNALEAVAAYAQGGQLDAETAREVLGRKGMALDKGGEHFYNLTSALHKSVRGCDPDAALYWLARLLVGGADLMVVARRLVRIASEDVGLADPGALRLALAARDAARFLGAPEGELALAEAAVYLALAPKSNAVYRAWGAAKRDAEGASFEVPLHLRNAPTALMKGEGYGRGYLYYHDAPEASFKQPYRPPELAQRYYDAAGEGWEGKVRERLERFARLKEPS, encoded by the coding sequence GTGACGCACGCTTCCACTCCGGCCGCACCTCCGGGAGCACCTCTGGCCGAGAGGCTGCGCCCGCGGACGCTGGACGAGATCGCCGGCCAGGCGCACCTGCTGGCGCCGGGCCGGCCGCTCCGGCGGGCCGTCGAACAGGACAGCCTGCGCTCGATAATCTTGTGGGGGCCGCCGGGCGTCGGCAAGACTACCCTGGCTCGCGTGGTCGCCGCTACTACCCGGGCGCGCTTCATCAGCCTGTCGGCGGTGTCGGCGGGCGTCAAGGACGTGCGCGAGGCGGTGCAGGCGGCCAGGCAGGCCCAGGCGTTGGGCGCGCGCACCATTCTCTTCCTGGACGAGGTGCACCGCTTCAACAAGGCGCAGCAGGACTTTCTGCTGCCCTTCGTCGAGGACGGCACCCTGACCCTGATCGGCGCCACCACCGAGAACCCTTCCTTCGAGGTCATCGGCGCCTTGCGCTCGCGCAGCCGCATCTTCGTCCTACAGGCGCTTTCGGAGGAGGACATCGGCCAGGTCCTGGCGCGGGCGCTCGAGCACCCCGAGGGCTTTGCCGGCCGCCTCAGCCTGGACGAGGAGGTGCTGGCGCTGCTCGCAGCCTGGGCCGACGGCGATGCGCGGCGCGCCTTGAACGCGCTCGAGGCCGTTGCCGCCTACGCCCAAGGGGGCCAGCTCGACGCGGAAACCGCCCGCGAGGTCCTGGGCCGCAAGGGTATGGCGCTCGACAAGGGCGGCGAGCACTTCTACAATCTGACGAGCGCCCTGCACAAGTCGGTGCGCGGCTGCGACCCCGACGCCGCGCTCTACTGGCTGGCCCGGCTCCTGGTTGGCGGCGCCGACCTTATGGTTGTGGCGCGGCGGCTGGTGCGCATCGCCAGCGAGGACGTGGGCTTGGCCGACCCCGGCGCCCTGCGCCTGGCGCTGGCGGCCCGTGACGCCGCGCGGTTCCTGGGCGCGCCCGAGGGCGAGCTGGCCCTGGCCGAGGCGGCCGTCTACCTGGCCCTGGCGCCCAAATCCAACGCCGTCTACCGCGCCTGGGGCGCCGCGAAGCGCGACGCCGAGGGGGCTTCGTTCGAGGTGCCCCTGCACCTGCGCAACGCGCCCACCGCCCTCATGAAGGGTGAGGGCTACGGCCGGGGCTACCTCTACTACCACGACGCCCCCGAGGCCAGCTTCAAGCAGCCCTACCGGCCGCCGGAACTCGCCCAGCGCTACTACGACGCCGCCGGCGAGGGCTGGGAGGGCAAGGTGAGGGAGCGCTTGGAGCGCTTTGCTCGGCTCAAGGAGCCTTCGTGA
- a CDS encoding DUF2203 domain-containing protein has translation MYKLFTVQEAKELIPVVDRHLRDMQDAIEEVSRGQGALETARPLSITARNLQTDITFSLVSLQDSKAELDRLGVFLKDVDAGVIDFPSQVGAEVVYLSWRQGEPTITHYHRVVNDQALPLAPVQS, from the coding sequence ATGTACAAGCTCTTTACCGTTCAAGAAGCCAAGGAACTCATCCCCGTCGTCGACCGCCACCTGCGCGACATGCAGGACGCCATCGAGGAGGTGAGCCGGGGGCAAGGGGCGCTCGAGACGGCCAGACCTCTCAGCATCACGGCGCGCAACCTGCAGACCGATATCACCTTTTCACTGGTCAGCCTTCAAGACAGCAAGGCCGAGCTCGACCGCTTAGGGGTCTTCTTGAAGGACGTGGACGCAGGCGTCATCGACTTTCCCAGTCAGGTGGGCGCCGAGGTGGTCTACTTGTCCTGGCGGCAGGGTGAGCCCACCATCACCCACTATCACCGCGTGGTGAACGACCAGGCCTTGCCCCTCGCGCCCGTCCAGAGCTAG
- a CDS encoding DUF3352 domain-containing protein: MLRTVGVTVLFAAALAFAQPLTRLAPAETVFSLGFGGGAEVGGTLLNELAALDWERARETLRRMSLVGLEAGAEDAGSLDAFFDFLADPNELAARLAEGCAPLAEAIAAEGVPLLGEEALLSVSSSPYNPLPAVTALVRLDDAQLPSARRLQEALLACAQRGEEGLLSLEEGGVPLYVLGDGGDLPVIIGQLDTLFFAGTNPDTLRGVVRRAGGADEPSLADRRLTLASESLSAEGFSLSLDFAALAEVLQGLSGFMASPETEPLLRRAFALLRTLGGVAGAVSLTDEGVLVEWLSASDPGGGDEALLELLRCQDCLLADAPFLPEGSVALSGRVLLLERWFDYLQGWLGDAEPLLGERLDLRALLLEQGLDLDAGLFDWLGEEVFEVGLEPLSSDLASLIYRPARVLAVAVRSEEAARAGLELWLDALPRWLDGLGNGLGNGLGNGAAGGLSIGSGGILGVLPGELRRDAAGTTSPLAAIVRESYVERGVQIERYRAGPTFDLAVAFVDGFMLVGSPSYALPRLLDARSERASGPAAYRAARDAAPEAVSAFHFRDDRVIVTSLADLGSLLSQPLAFVLSAGLEAAAEADDPADDPADDPADDGAGDESVARPRTAPPSFADILQLSDLLPQAMFILGDHLAYSEGYSELRPEGVYSRLLIRVDW, from the coding sequence TTGCTTCGCACGGTTGGGGTGACGGTTCTCTTCGCGGCGGCGCTGGCCTTCGCGCAGCCGCTGACGCGTCTGGCGCCCGCCGAGACGGTCTTTAGCTTGGGCTTTGGCGGGGGCGCCGAGGTCGGCGGGACGCTGCTGAATGAGCTCGCGGCGCTCGACTGGGAGCGGGCCAGGGAGACGCTCAGGCGGATGAGCCTGGTCGGGCTCGAGGCCGGGGCCGAAGACGCGGGCAGCTTGGACGCCTTTTTCGACTTTCTCGCCGACCCGAACGAGCTCGCCGCGCGGCTGGCGGAGGGCTGCGCGCCGCTGGCGGAGGCGATCGCGGCGGAGGGCGTGCCGCTCTTGGGCGAGGAGGCGCTCCTGAGCGTGAGCTCGAGCCCCTACAACCCCCTGCCCGCCGTCACCGCGCTCGTCCGTCTGGACGACGCCCAGCTGCCGAGCGCCCGGCGGTTGCAGGAGGCGCTTCTCGCCTGTGCCCAGCGAGGCGAGGAGGGTCTCCTCAGCCTCGAGGAGGGCGGCGTGCCGCTCTACGTGCTCGGCGACGGCGGTGACCTGCCGGTCATCATCGGCCAGTTGGACACGCTCTTTTTCGCGGGCACCAATCCCGACACCCTGCGCGGCGTGGTGCGGCGGGCCGGGGGCGCCGACGAGCCGAGCCTGGCGGACCGCCGCCTTACGCTGGCGAGCGAAAGCTTGAGCGCCGAAGGCTTTAGCCTGAGCCTCGATTTTGCCGCGCTGGCCGAGGTGCTTCAGGGGTTGAGCGGCTTCATGGCGAGCCCCGAGACCGAGCCCTTGTTGCGGCGCGCCTTCGCCTTGCTGCGCACTCTGGGCGGTGTCGCGGGCGCGGTCAGCCTGACGGATGAGGGCGTGCTCGTCGAGTGGTTGAGCGCCAGCGACCCAGGAGGCGGCGACGAGGCCCTGCTCGAGCTCCTGCGCTGCCAGGACTGCCTGCTCGCAGACGCCCCCTTCCTGCCCGAGGGAAGCGTGGCCTTGAGCGGGCGCGTCTTGTTGCTCGAGCGCTGGTTCGATTACCTGCAGGGTTGGTTGGGCGACGCCGAGCCGCTGCTCGGCGAGCGCCTTGACTTGCGCGCGCTTTTGCTCGAGCAGGGCCTCGACTTGGACGCTGGGCTCTTCGACTGGCTGGGCGAGGAGGTTTTTGAGGTGGGCCTCGAGCCCTTGAGCAGCGACCTCGCCTCGCTTATCTACCGACCCGCGCGGGTTCTCGCCGTGGCGGTGCGAAGCGAGGAAGCAGCGCGCGCGGGGCTCGAGCTCTGGCTGGACGCCTTGCCGCGCTGGCTGGACGGTTTGGGCAATGGTTTGGGCAATGGTTTGGGCAATGGCGCGGCGGGTGGTTTGAGCATCGGTTCTGGTGGAATCCTGGGGGTCTTGCCCGGCGAACTTCGCAGAGATGCGGCCGGGACGACCTCGCCTCTCGCCGCGATCGTTCGCGAGAGTTACGTTGAACGCGGCGTGCAGATCGAGCGCTACCGCGCGGGTCCGACCTTCGACCTGGCGGTGGCTTTCGTCGACGGCTTTATGCTGGTCGGCTCGCCGTCTTACGCGTTGCCGCGGCTGCTCGACGCGCGCAGCGAGCGCGCCTCCGGGCCCGCCGCCTACCGCGCGGCGCGCGACGCCGCTCCCGAGGCGGTAAGCGCCTTTCACTTCCGCGACGACCGCGTGATCGTCACCAGCTTGGCCGACCTCGGCAGCCTGCTCAGCCAGCCGCTGGCCTTCGTCCTTTCCGCCGGGCTCGAGGCCGCCGCCGAGGCCGATGACCCTGCCGATGACCCTGCCGATGACCCTGCCGATGACGGTGCTGGGGATGAGAGCGTAGCGAGGCCAAGAACCGCGCCGCCCAGTTTTGCCGACATCTTGCAGCTCAGCGACCTGCTGCCGCAGGCCATGTTCATCCTCGGCGACCACCTGGCTTACAGCGAGGGCTACAGCGAACTGCGTCCCGAGGGGGTGTACAGCCGCCTGCTCATCCGGGTCGATTGGTAA
- a CDS encoding DUF937 domain-containing protein, with translation MPELLDLLSQQLGGERVNQLSQEIGADEASTQSALSAALPLLIGGLSRNVEGSSEGARSLDAALDEDHDGSLLDNLGSFLGGGSGAAGGLLGAAASLLGGGRRQATDGQGILRHVLGGQRTPVERGISRASGLDDGKVSSLLTLLAPLVMSALGRVKRQQNLGADGLSALLERERSTLEQRAPATSPGGLLELFNTRDDGQLSETVAQLGRSLGAGLFGNSGGKRS, from the coding sequence ATGCCGGAACTGCTCGATCTGCTCAGCCAACAACTCGGCGGAGAACGCGTGAATCAGCTCAGCCAAGAGATCGGTGCCGATGAGGCCAGCACCCAGTCGGCCCTGTCGGCGGCCTTGCCGCTGCTCATCGGCGGCCTCAGCCGCAACGTCGAGGGCTCGAGCGAAGGCGCGCGCTCGCTCGACGCCGCCCTCGACGAAGACCACGACGGCAGCCTTCTCGACAACCTGGGCTCCTTTCTGGGAGGCGGTTCGGGAGCCGCGGGCGGCCTGCTCGGCGCGGCGGCCTCGCTGTTAGGAGGTGGGCGGCGCCAGGCGACGGACGGCCAGGGCATCTTGCGCCACGTCCTGGGCGGCCAGCGCACCCCCGTCGAGCGGGGAATCAGCCGGGCTAGCGGCCTCGACGACGGCAAGGTGAGCAGCCTGCTCACGCTTTTAGCGCCGCTGGTGATGAGCGCTCTGGGCCGTGTCAAGCGCCAGCAGAACCTGGGCGCCGACGGGCTGAGCGCGCTCTTGGAGCGCGAGCGGAGCACGCTCGAGCAGCGCGCCCCCGCCACCTCGCCCGGCGGGCTCCTCGAGCTGTTCAACACCCGCGACGACGGGCAGCTGAGCGAGACCGTCGCTCAGCTTGGCCGCTCATTGGGCGCGGGGCTGTTCGGCAATTCCGGCGGCAAACGCTCGTAA